Part of the Diprion similis isolate iyDipSimi1 chromosome 10, iyDipSimi1.1, whole genome shotgun sequence genome, ACTCCAtcacatttttattcgatgcaaaaataaagaaatggcacgaaaactacgaatttactatagcgatttcgtagttttcgtcccatttctttattgttgcatcaaatgaaaatgaacgtcgaaatcgaccagggtGCCCCCTTAATCTTTCACCGACGTTCCagaatcttgatttataatttataaataaataaattttttcattctattcaGACCtcataatattcataattccATCAACagggaaattaaaaatctattcAAATATTGATCGATTTCTGTTGTAATTCAATGTGACGTTTTCTGGTGTAATACAATATAAACATTTTATATTCAGATTCTTTAATCTTCTTAGATTATGtttgtaaattaaattttgttgagGGTCACTTTGTTTGTttccaaattgaaatttattcaggcAATGAATTTGAAGCAAGAAATCCGGCTTTAAATTATAGTCGTAAAAATTGGTATGAAAACTTTGTAGACACGAGAAGCTTCTGGAAATGGTCAAGAACATGTTGGGGCATCGTTTAATAACAAAACAGACGCCCAAGGAAGGAATTGTGGTAAATAAAGTGATGGTTGCCGAGTCAGTTGACATCGTGAAGGAGACATACGTTTGTATTTTAATGGACAGACAGCATAACGGTCCAGTATTGATAGCTTCTCCAGCAGGTGGAATGGACATTGAAGCGGTTGCTGAAAAAACACCGGATTTAATAAAGACCATACCGCTTGACATTTACGAGGGAATTACGGAGAGCATTGCCAAAGAAGTAGCAAATTTCTTAGGTTTCAGAGATAAGGTGTTGCTAGACAAAACTGTCGCCGAATTGAGGAATTTGTGGAAGTTATTTGTTGACATAGATGCGCTGCAGATCGAGATAAATCCTTTGGTAGAAACCAAGGATAAACAAATCATCGCTGTTGATGCTAAGATTTCATTTGACGACAACGCTCAGTACAGGCAACAGGACATATTCTCTTTGGACGACGCTGGCGAAGATGATCCGAGAGAAGTAGAGGCGTCGAAATTCAGCTTGAATTACATCGGAATGGACGGAAACATTGGATGCCTTGGTAATCTAGATCTTCCCCGCGTATTCCTACTAGAGTTTTGATCGGTATTAGAACAATGTTTCTTGTCCATAATGTATTTTGATTCAATTCTAATATTGCAACGTGTAATTGACCTATAGTTAACGGAGCTGGGCTAGCCATGGCAACCATGGATATAATTAAGTTAAACGGGGGAACGCCAGCTAATTTCTTGGACGTTGGAGGTAGCGTCAAGGAAGATCAAGTATATCAAGCTTTCCGAATTCTCACGGAAGGTAAATCAATACTTCGCTGATTATCGACTGagattatttatcatttgaCTAATGGAAACACTTCGAGAATGTTGTAATACTGTTCGTATTAAATTCAGATGCCAAGGTACAAGCTATTCTCGTCAACGTTTTCGGCGGTATAGTAAACTGCGCAACGATAGCCAATGGAATTGTGGGAGCGGCTCGTAATCTTGGCTTGAGAATCCCACTTGTGGTCAGATTGGAAGGTAATATTGTTTATCATCTaattgtcgaaaaatttcagaaaggCACAGcgaatttttatgtaaacGAATTGTTTTACGGTTCAATCTAGGTACGAATGTTGTAGAGGCAAGAAAAATACTTGCGGAATCTGGGTTACCGATTCTTTCAGCTTCCGATTTGGATGAGGCCGCTAAGAAAGCCGTCGCAGCGATACGACAATAAGCTAATCCGTCCACCATTGACGTGTATCGATAAATTTTCCTGTTCAAgactgtataatttatatttttgctcAATTATAGTAATATTTCACGTGGTGTACATTGCACTAgctgtacatacgtataatagaATTATATCATGAATGATATATGTTGTTGTTTACGAAGATGTACGCGCTGTAAGAATCGAACGAGAGAGCGgaaaagttttataattagCAGTGGAGTGTGATTACCGATAGTAGTGTTTAATCTATTCCGAATTTTCCATTGGAAGCTGGTATAGAAGCAACAATTTATACTGTAAATGCATTTGTATTGAAATAAAGTTTtcttgaaaatgattaaaacttTTAACGAACGCAGTTCAAGTTCCGATCAATTTCCAAGCTTTAGCTGTTTGGAGCTCTTTATTTCCGTCAAAGCCTTGACTCGAAAATTTTAGTCCTACGTGAATTTAGAATCCAACGAATAAGACGGCGCCGATTCAATAGAGGTAAACCAAATTTAGAGTAGAAATCAGTTATAAACTTGGACTAGCGAGCAGtcttcaataattataattcgaaCGCCAAGTTGGGAGAAGGCTGAAACATGTACTGTATACGTGTGCGCGACTGATCTCGGACTCACTACTGGCTTGGAGTCATTTCATTCATACCCATATAGGGCTTGTAATTTTCAACCGACTTTCGAAGCTAAGTAATGCCCCGGGGATCGACCGACACTCACGTCATCCGTCGCCCCCACCATGAGAAGATGATGATAATTGTAATGCTCTGCACGTCTAGTGGAATAAAAAACCATCTTATACTTTCGACAGATTACTTTCTTTTTAAAGATGCATGATAAGGAATTATATATATCAGCGCTGAATGAAGTATATTAGTCTCCTCGCCCAAATGAGTAACGAATTAGTTGTCTTACTTCAACTTGCGAAGTTGGGCTTTCTTCGGAGCTTTGACAATGAGCTTATAGTATGCGGGACTCGAGATGTACATACTCGTGGCGCGTCAACTTTAACGTGGTACGTAGATAACACTCAACAGtcgatgtatatgtatatgtatatgtacatgtataatacaagTATGCAGCTGATATAAATTGTGCAAATGTAGACTATTACCAAAAGCGGTAACACAGCATGACGCGATAAGCGCGCACAGCATACTATGCCAATGGTAGGATACTTACAGTCGTTGAAGATATAATATACTGGCCATGGACTCCTGACACAAACTTTAAAAAGTGGCCATGTCCTATCCCGCattacataaaatttaaaaaatccctGTTCACAAAGTAATATGAATGTCGATCATTGTTGATCATAGCAtgccatttgtttttttaatttttctagatttttattgaatcgtaaagttaaaaaattctgatctAATACAATTTTTAGCTGCAAAGTGTCCAATATACAtccttaaataaaaaataaaatagggCCATAGGGTCACTAAGGGCAAAGcgttaacaaaaaattatagtaataaGCAAGCGTCAGTATTCCggatcgaaaaaattaaatttcctaaattttttggtattaaaatcaatttttaataactttgTACATAGGtcggattttttaaattactttttccATAATCCTGAGGAAATCTCCTATCCGAAACTTCTGTAAATAAGCGAGATGTCGGAAATCGTAAAATTCCCTATATTTccaattaaaaagaaaatcagagacCTGCCGGCACAGTAGGgacctgaaataaaaatttgaaaaaattggagaaactttttttctagatttgGAGTCGATTTATGACCATCCATCATGATGTTACatttaacgaccaccctaatgtatgtACACAGGTATTTGGTTTACTTGGGAAAACAGTCAGGCGAGTGCAGGAGGGAGGGTGTGCCGTACAGGTCTGACAATGAGCTCGCGATGTCGCGCAACGATGTATGGAACGGCCTGTTATTCGAAAAACCAGGAACTAAATAATCTTTCGGATAATTGACGTTTCGGATGAACCAAATCAccatttgaataattaacatTTCGGACAACTGACGGTCGTATAATCGACTCTCTACTGTATGTGAAGTTGTGGCTTTTTAGTACGTGAAGACCGCTTCTGAGATtatctataaaaaatataccatattattcatttataataataatatttttgataaaaaatgagcTGTAGAGAGTTGCTGAATCGGGTATGAATGTACGATTCATTTTGGCTTTAGGTCAATATGTTTACGCTGAGAACCGAAATAAATCATTGGATTCTCCTGAGGCACAGATTTAACTCGAATAGAGAATTAAAATTAGGCGATGAATCGCGTTATCGCGACGTCACGAAATCTGGTGAGAAGCGAATCACAGACTTGGCCATTGTTTCAAGTTGGGCTGACTTTGAACTATTTTTCAAGCTATAAGCACTAAATAGTGCAAAGCTTTCAAATATAGTTTCTAGAGTATAAACGTGCAAAGATTAGGTGTAATAATAGAAACGCCGGAATGAATCAGCGGAAAAAGTATCCGCAAAATTTCTTGCAGATGCCTAAAATTATTCCGTGGCAAGTTTTCATTTGCACTTGCTTAGACGGTAGgagaaatttaagaaaaaaaaaagaaaaaaaagaaaaaaaaacgcaatagTCTCATGCACCGAGGAAGCCGCTTCGACGGGCAAAAGGAGGCTCCTTGCACGAAGGTACGATACGGCTGGCGCCTGGTTGACTCGCTTGTCTCCACAGTCCCCATACGTATTCACACTCAcactttcgttgaaaaatctgaCCGACCGTTTGTATGTGGCATACCGCGTTCgtcgtgtatatgtatgtatatatatctacatacatatatatagccTTCCCCCGCAGTCCCTGAAGGGTAAGAACGAGGAGCGGCGTTCTATTCTTGGCAAACTTCAGTTGGATCTGCTTTCGCGCTGGTAATACCGACAGTTAACGCCAGAGAGTGATCCGCTCAAGAACTCACCAAAAACTTGACCGTACCGTAGGAGACCAGCCCGGGTATCAGCAGACTACTTCCTCCAGTTCGGTCGAGATTCGCCGAGCTTTACACTTTTCCAGTCTTTATCTAGCCACAGCGATCAACGGTCACTCAAGGAATTGGATTTAAAGTGCTCGCCAGGACAGCACCGTCAGCTTCCAGTTATATTAGTCGAGGTGAGGTGAAAATCTTGGAACGAATCTTTCGAAACATTCTGGCTTAAAGGTATAAGTTTAACCCCAATTTTGGACCACAAGATACTCGTTATGTCGATTTAATCGTGTTTTGCGAAAAAACCTCCAGATCAGaatgagtgtaaaaaaattcggattgttgacgatggtgatgatgatgggCTCTACGCGATTGTGAGTATTTTGCTTTCGATTTTAAGCTCAACACACTTTCTCTGCCGTAGTATTACGTAGAAGGTACCGGCATTGGATTTCATCTTCAGTGTTtcaatcttattgttagtaaaaTCCTCCTGTGTgttgcatatatataatattgatacGTTCAGCTAAACCGACTGTACGTTACCACGTAATAAGTGACCGTTTATAGCTGCCAGATgtgtttcgtttgttttgcaAGTGCCCGTAATCTTTGCTTCACCTGTTTAATCCTGTATTGCGAATAGTAAACACACATAGACGCGATCCAATTCCAAGAATCACTGCGTCTAGCGTTTGTGCGatacattttatacatttttctatgGGAAAGAGAACGATGACAGCCGCTAATTTCTGTTATACAACATTAACTATTTGGCAGCTTTTTGCGACGTTTTACATTGTATCATGGTTAAGGATTCGCGAAATTTCGCTACAGCCGCCGATATCGAAATTTGAGACCTGTACTGATGATGCGAAATTCTATTTTGACCTAGACGCTCTTGCGCACTATTATAAgacagaatgaaaaattcatttttatgatGACAGAATGAATCTTCTTTGGTATCTCGAAAAACCTTGTCTACATTCGTATAGATAGTTGTACGTGGGCTGTAGTGAGCAGGGTTCTATTTCGAGAGAATtttacgtttaaaaaaataaaaaaccgtcTCAGCTATTTATCTTTGTTCTCCCGGTCGATAtacaaaaaacggaaaacgagCAGCAGAATATCGTCAATTCTTCCCATTATATATTGCAAGTACACGTAAATTCACAACACGGTCTATCAAGTTCAGTTAATTAAGactgataataaatttaaattttgcaagCGTGACGTCGTTCTATAATAGAACAGGAGTTCAGTTAAACAGACATCTTTGCGAGCACAACACAGATCTGAGAAGTCCAACAAAACAAAACCGGATTGTATCATAGTTCGCTTGCGCATCATCACGTGTGGTCTGGAGGTTTTTGAAGGTTTAACAAAACAAAATCGGATGGTGCGATAGTTTGGTTGCATATATTTAGGCGCCGCGAGTGGTCTATGCATAGTCGGCTCAAGCTAATAGAATATCATATTCGCGTTAACTAGCTAAATAGAGCATCAGCCTACGagttattttaattcaaagtAGGTTTACCTTTTGACTTTGTTTTCTAAAATTACATGAGTTGGAGtagatttttttactcaataggattgcgaaattattttccaacttTGTTTCGAAGCTCGAGTTCCTCGTTGCGCGTTCTCTTGCTCAACAATTGCTGTATGATATTCATGTAAAGAAAAGCGACACGCCGCCTTATTCTAGTTGCCTGAAGAACGCGGGTATCAGGATAACGCTATTCATTGTTAGACAATAAGACTCTATTCTATGAAGGCGTCGGACACCTTGCGCCACGTGAGCCACAAGAAAATTCAGGGCACTGCAAATTGTCACGAATCTCGAGCCTGCAGGTTAACGCGATATGCATATAACAATTGTGGGCATCTATCTGCGCACGGAAATGATACAGTACTACCAAAATCTACACCGTTGGGCTGTAGAACAAGTTTCTTTCTTGTAATTTATCGAgcattttatacatgctaCGTATTTTATAATTGCAGCGTGATAAAATTTGCAGGCTAACGTGTCTTTGAAATTTAGCGAATCACTCTTCGGTACATTTATCAGATCTAGATTAACTTACCGCAAACTGACCAGCATCCGCATAGATTACGCTTTCCGTAATTAGCTATGTGATGCAATAGTTCTTACGGAGCTATCTAGAATAAGGAAAAACGTATATAGTTTGAAATCAGTATGATTTTCTTCTCCAGGTGCGGGGACGAACTGAGACAGAAAAGCTGAAGGAccaggagagagaaaaatacggAATAACGCATTGTTCGAGGTGTCGCAGTTTGGCGATCATCCCAAGATACTTGATTACAGCGTATAGTTCTCGCTACATTGCATTGTCGTAGCTGGAATTGAATTGCCCGTTTGAGTGGCTGGCAAGCTGTTCACTTAACCATCGACAGTTTGCATCGGGCTGAATTCCATCCCGCTTATAAACGGACAGCTGGAATCCAAAGCACACGAAGCGACGCCGATCGCTAGCGGCATCTACCTTCGTCACTGTACCATCAGCGAAGGCCTTACCACCACATTCACATTCACTACCGGCGTATTGCCACTACCATATTTCCTTACCACCTCTATAAGCACCGCGATACTCCAGGCCTAAGGAGAGGTGGCtcataaaatgaataacaatgataagTCAGTCGAGAGCGGGAACTCCGCCGAGGAGGAAGACGAGATGATCGCGACAGAGCGGGAGTTAGCCGAGGACGCTAAGTGGAAGAGAATCCAACAAAACACATTCACCAGATGGGCCAACGAGCATCTCAAATGTGCGAGTAAAACGATCGGGGATCTCGAGACCGATTTGTCGGACGGGCTGAGACTGGTTACGCTGATCGAGGTCTTGTCCCAGAAGAAACTACCCAAGCACAATAAACGACCCAACTTCCGTTCCCAGAAGCTTGAAAATGTGTCGGTTGCCCTCAAGTTCCTCGACGATCAGGGAATACGCATCGTTAACATTGGTAAGTCAAGTTACGCGCATGCCACCTGCTCTGATTACGCTGACATTGGCACGCAAACTCCGCCCTGCGGCGTTTGATAAGATACGTACTGCAGCTTTTGTACATTGTTCTCTTACTCAACAGTATAATAACGAAGTAGGTCCTGGAAATAATGTACTAGAATATGGCTCCCGGTCACCTCACCACTTAAAGTACATCGCTGGTCAGTGTTTTTTCGAATCAATGGTCGTTCAACACTGTAGAGTCCCTGGTGACAAAAGTATTAAATGAAAGAATTTCAACCCACTTTTTAAATGTTGCAAGTGCATCGTGAAAATCTTTTACTGGTAAACATTTCGAATCGATGCACGGGTCGAAGCTTACGGTTGATGTCGTTGTTTCGAAAATGGAAGATCACGTGGGATACCGGCTTATGCGCGCGCGCTGTAGCCACGTGATATCAGCCGGCCGGCAACAACCACTTGTTGGTTCTTAATCGCGCGACTTTCGGATTATCCAAGGTGGGTCGATTGAGCATGCAACAATTTGAATGAGCACCCCTTGTAAAATTTATGGCCATCCAATTGTCCGTTATTGCTTAACCTTAGATTGGAGAACAGAGTTACGTTTATTATATTGAATTACATAACTTACGTGAAAAATCTTGCAGAGACTTTCATTGCTGTTTGACGTCAGTTCCAACTGCTGAAAATGGTTTAATGACTCATTCGCAGGTTAGTTACTTTATCTGAAAATTCGACCGGTGGTTGATAACAGATGATAGGCACAGCCGCTTGCAATTCGTAGTCCTGCTAAGAAATTTAGAAGCATTTACGTGGAGCGATACTGTGAGCACTCGTACGCGCTTAAAGAAGATGACGTTTGTTTGGCCTTCACCTGGTCTGCACAAGTAACGCCTACTTTCTCTTGGCTGGCCTGAAGCGACCGACCATACGTGTAAACGTTTGATCCTTCAATTGCgctatttgaaatttgatcaagTATTAATGCTAAATCCAATGGCAATGTAAAAACGAAGAGACCTGTATTCACTCCAATACAAATACGTATAACACaagttttttcttactttgagGTATACTAGAACATTATACCAGCAGGGCTTAAAGACTATGATTTTTCGTTGTCTGTAAATTACTTTTGAGTCATAtcctgttgaataaaaaaagttattggCGGATTCACAGAACGTGAAATAAACAACGCCCATCATGATCAGACTAGAGCGATTAATACAAGATTCGTCACCGCGTTGGGTATGAATTCATCCGCGAGCCTACTTGGAAAAGTGTTCGAATCACAGGACAAATGCAGCCTCTGTTAATCAGAAGTGTAAGCCATAAGTTGTTTAGGAAATGACGTCGTCTGGAGCCGGTATGCAAGTTTAGTAGTGAAGTAATCTCTGACTCTGAGAAACGGATGACGTCATGGTACGAAAGCGTATAACATAGGTATATGCCGGGTCCGCGACGTCCGATCCTTCGTCCCCACCTCGCCACTGAACTCTGCTCGATCGGCATTCCACTCAGGGTTTCTGCCAGACCAGACGGGCCAGACTACCTGTTCTTTATAGACCCCGgtcaaataaacaaaacaacatCGCTAACGTAggcacatgtatacatatacgaattCCGGGAACATAATGGAGTGAGATTTTTAAGCTTGGTCATGATCGAATATATTGATAaagagtttttgaaaaatctttgaatcATGGTCTTGAAccgcttttcaaaataaccTAATGTTGGGCGAGGAGACAAAGAAGAAGCACATGTGAAACAAGTCTTCGTTTGTTCAACTGCAACTGTACACACCTATGTATACGTgtgcatatacatgtattcttGTCTTTTGCGTACGCGGTGGACTACGCTGTAGTTATAACTGTACATCGAACGATCTTTCATTTGTCACGTCGTCTTGGTACCTATGCGTGTTCCAAAATACGCAGCTCTGATTCGACTGGGGCGTTTGAAAGGCCtaaggtcatgtagtactcctacctttaccgaccgagtaaactcaccctttttctttctatattaaataatttgaacacttttcgttcgtttgtttattaaatatagaaaaaaaggggaagtttgctcggtcagtaagggtaggagtactacatgGCCTTAAAACCGATCACACAGATGTTTTTCGCTGCCTTAATTATTATGATACAATTTTTGAAGTCTACGAAggtgcatatttttcaaaagtccACATAGGTTGTATATTTTCTCAGTCCATCTGAAGTCGTCCGAGGATGTGAACGATATAGATTCCGAGCACAAATATTGATAAGTCGAGATGCAAGGGGTTATTATTCTTTATCTACGTGATGTACTTGACCCTGTTCACTCTTGAGTATAACGaccgtatacatatagctaCTTGAAATAACAATCAATAGCGAATCGGGATAGACGATGGTTCTTTAGTCGagtgaataaaaacaattttcctgatcttacagaaaagaaaagtatagCGATTCTCGCAATGCAGTAATTGCAGTAATGAACAGTAAATTCTCCATAGGGGGTTTGATCTTCGTACGGCACAAACTAATATTCACTGATCTACCAGCTCTCTTAAATCGATCCGATCACAATGTTGTCGTAGATCTGAGGCTGAATGCGGCTGCAGTTGAACACGATAAACTCTGTGCATACTCACAAGCGATATCAACATCATCTATATCTTGTTGTATAACGTCACCGTGTAGTAATTGCTTAAAATAGCTGGTTAGAATGAATCGACCACAGGCAATGCTCAACGAGTGTTGCGAGGAATCCACGACTTTTCGCATCCGACCGAGTATGAATACCAAGACTTCATTGTTACCCGGTCTTGAGCATGCAGCAATTATGATCCCGTCAAGGATCCGTAATGGCAACGCGGCGCGGCAATGTTTTATGCTCCTTCATAGAGGCATTGTAGTTTCATTTTACTCTCGTAGGTACAcgtatgtttttcttttcacggaGTTAgagattcatttttcttccaaatgcaattatttcttcaaatttcagttCTATCAGATCGTCCGAGTGTGGAGAAGGGATTTAGTATATCGAAGGTATATTCGTCAAGGTGCCAGAGCAAGCAAACCGGCATaggcatatacctatacctataggtGAAGAAACTGGCCCGGCTTGACTAGGAGATAACGACGTATACGAGCGCTTGTCGATGTACACAGTTAGACGTTTATCACCTATAGGAGGGAGGGGGGTTAGCCTCGAGGACGCTCgtggatatttgaaaaattccaagTTTCTGTTATCCCTGAGATAATATTCGCTCGTTACTACATTACTTGGTTGTTGTTTGACTCGATCGCCCTGGAATTCAGAGCATCTCTAATCTCGGTCCACTTCTGTGCGTCACCTTTATGGTCTTTTCACGATGTagctgaaaattcaaaattctctaacaataagtaaaatCTGTGGATCgctattaaatttgaaaacttttgtatAAGATTTCTCGAGAGCGACCTAGAATTCTTTGTTGAAAAGTGTGCAACGATACGACACTAGCTGGCAACCGATTCACAAGTAGTGAATCACGTTTGAAAACTTGCCAGccactttgaaattttgttgacCGACAAACCGCCCCACGTATACGATTTTAATAGATtttggtataaaaataaattataaataaattagctAAAGTCGTATAATGAAAACACtgcatcatttataaaatatttaccttttgcaatgaaaaggtagtaaaaaaaattgccgtaCGTACTGATATACTTGTCAAAGTATTTTTAAGGCATTCGTAAAAGCAACGTGGAATTTGCTGATATAATGGAAAGCATttagtttcaaatttctgtCTACGATTTTAACAACTTTAATCAGAGGTTCAAGTGCTGCTTTCCATGCAAGTTGCGTGCATACATGAAATGATTCAAATTTCTGCatgcaattgaaaaataatccgcCGTCCACGCCTTTTTTTAGTCGCGCGGCCAGACAGTTTCACATTATGAATTATACGAACATTCTTCAACCCGGGTACGATTTGATTGTTGGATGAAACAATCCTGACGTCACGGTTTAATATGTACCGTGATAACAATTCGCCGGCAAGAATTATTCTCATTGTTCGAGAAATGACGCAACTTCAAACCCGGCGACAAATTGTAATATGGTATAGTCACTGATGGTTCTATAGTGGAATAAATTTATGCCGTTGGCATAACGAGGAGGTGCTGCATAGAAATTGAGAGctgtaaagttgaaaaaatcgtcagaTAAAATGTACACGTATCATGTGTATACCTGAATGATTCAGGTGAGAGGATTCCGGGAAAACATTAGGTCCCTGAAAATAATTAGCATAGGAATGTTAAGTGATCAACGTAGATGGTACGCAGTATAAATTAGATCTGCTGTAATATTCTCTCTCTGCATGTAATATATCACCGATTATTATTTCGTATCTGCGAGGAAAAGTAGAAATCATCTGAAGCAGGAGATGAAGCAAAACAAGAAACACACTTTACGCATCGTTTTACGTGATAGATATGAAAagatatttaatttctcactgtctgtgaataattttttcaaatttcgcatCGTAACGCGAAATTCACATCGTTTTGTGCACCAATTAAGTCtgattattcatttctttttggCCAATGAATTATGGCTTGGTTGAATCACACATGAAACCACCGAATGAGGGTTGAAAGTTGCAAAACATATTTAGAAAAGTATCACCTGTGTTATATGTAGATTTCATCCTAGACTTCAACCGGCCTGAGTGATTATCATAGAGCAAAGTTAATCCGTGCAGCCCATTTCGATTCAGTAATtctatttcaattaaaatcaaGTACCATTATTTGCAGAAGCGGTGAACTGCAAATTACTATTATCACACAAGATAATCTATTTTGCTCGAATACTTTCACCAATTGCACAGTGACGCAATTAACTGATTTGACGTATTAGATAGGCAGGATAAGCTTGAGATACTTcggtgaaagaaattaatttccacTCAAAGTCTTTATGGACGTCATTTTCTTAATTGCCTCTGCATTCACGTTCGGAACGTTGAAGATCAGGATATAAAATCCAatcataatgaaaaaatattaagagTTTTATAATCACAGGTTAATTTCTGATCGTGTGAATATACGTAGAAAAATACTGTGCGATTCACACAAGCTTCATATAACTGCTAGAGCCGAATACAAATCGGTTAAAATCGTGGTTAAACACGAAGTAGGTGAGCAAGGAATCGGTTCCCTCACGATCATCGTCGGACCAAGTTCTCTTAATGGTTTCTTGAAACCAGTTCcgccgttaaaaaaaagtggtaGCATAAAACTAGCGGATCATGGGACCTACAATCTTGGAATAATTTGAACGTATAACCATCATGCACTATATACCTAGCCCCAGAAAGTCGGAAAACCTAAGATCCGATCATAACCAGCATATAAAATTCTAATAGAaggcaaaataattttcttttcgtgcAGATTCCTCGGACATTGTTGACTGCAAGCTGAAGCTGATATTGGGACTGATATGGACCCTGATTCTGCACTACTCGATCTCCATGCCGATGTGGGATGGCGACGATGGCGAGAGTCCGGATAAAGGAACCACACCAAAACAACGGCTTATGCACTGGATCCAAGCGAAGGTC contains:
- the LOC124411165 gene encoding succinate--CoA ligase [GDP-forming] subunit beta, mitochondrial produces the protein MSRFLVQRASLLVNSFKNVSRAFLIPVRNLNLLEYQSKLLLRDSGVSVQNFTIVDDLKYAPEVLNKFNAAEYVVKAQILAGGRGKGHFDNGFKGGVHITKEHEKLLEMVKNMLGHRLITKQTPKEGIVVNKVMVAESVDIVKETYVCILMDRQHNGPVLIASPAGGMDIEAVAEKTPDLIKTIPLDIYEGITESIAKEVANFLGFRDKVLLDKTVAELRNLWKLFVDIDALQIEINPLVETKDKQIIAVDAKISFDDNAQYRQQDIFSLDDAGEDDPREVEASKFSLNYIGMDGNIGCLVNGAGLAMATMDIIKLNGGTPANFLDVGGSVKEDQVYQAFRILTEDAKVQAILVNVFGGIVNCATIANGIVGAARNLGLRIPLVVRLEGTNVVEARKILAESGLPILSASDLDEAAKKAVAAIRQ